In Fervidobacterium nodosum Rt17-B1, one genomic interval encodes:
- a CDS encoding maltose ABC transporter substrate-binding protein, giving the protein MRKVLTVILAALFVFLAFAQAKKITIWTSEAQVPILKKLADQYKAKYGVQVDVVQVNFGDIKSKFLTAAPAGEGPDIIVGAHDWVGELVVNGLLEQINLPERDKYFPTPLQGFTYNGKLYGIPYAFDGPAIMYNKDYVQNPPKTWDELIALAKKIEKDYGGEVRGFIYDYKNFYFSSFAFFGMGGYVFGKDKSGKVNVKDVGLANAGAIEGLKLIKKLVDEKILTSGDNYNTMDGLFKDGQAAMILNGPWAVPGYKQAGINFDVAPIPTLPGGKDPKPFFGAQGFMVNAKSKNKLFALDFLTKFIATKDVMYQIWQADPRCPSRTDVNELVMQKDPLTKKFADFLGKYGLPMPNVPEMAAVWGAMGDALAKALDQGVPAEKALADAVAQIKAQIK; this is encoded by the coding sequence ATGAGAAAAGTACTTACGGTTATTTTAGCAGCTTTGTTTGTCTTTTTAGCTTTTGCCCAAGCAAAGAAGATTACCATTTGGACATCTGAAGCACAAGTTCCTATTCTTAAGAAACTTGCAGATCAGTACAAGGCAAAATATGGTGTTCAAGTTGACGTAGTCCAAGTAAACTTTGGAGATATAAAATCCAAATTCTTAACAGCAGCTCCAGCAGGTGAAGGTCCAGATATCATCGTTGGTGCACATGACTGGGTTGGAGAACTTGTTGTAAACGGATTACTTGAACAAATTAACCTTCCAGAAAGAGATAAATACTTCCCAACACCTCTTCAAGGATTCACATACAACGGAAAACTTTACGGTATACCATATGCATTTGACGGTCCAGCAATTATGTACAACAAAGACTACGTACAAAACCCACCAAAAACATGGGATGAATTAATCGCTCTTGCAAAGAAAATAGAAAAAGATTATGGTGGAGAAGTTAGAGGATTCATTTACGATTACAAGAACTTCTACTTCAGCTCATTTGCATTCTTTGGAATGGGTGGATATGTATTTGGAAAAGATAAATCAGGTAAAGTTAACGTAAAAGATGTCGGGCTTGCAAATGCTGGAGCAATTGAAGGTCTCAAACTTATAAAGAAACTTGTCGATGAAAAGATACTTACATCTGGTGACAACTACAACACAATGGATGGACTCTTCAAAGACGGCCAAGCAGCTATGATACTCAATGGTCCTTGGGCAGTTCCAGGATACAAACAAGCAGGTATCAACTTTGATGTTGCACCAATTCCAACACTTCCTGGTGGAAAAGATCCAAAACCATTCTTTGGAGCACAAGGATTCATGGTCAATGCTAAGAGCAAGAACAAATTGTTTGCACTTGACTTCTTAACAAAGTTCATCGCAACAAAAGATGTTATGTACCAAATTTGGCAAGCAGACCCAAGATGTCCATCAAGAACAGATGTTAACGAGCTTGTCATGCAAAAGGACCCACTTACAAAGAAATTTGCTGACTTCCTTGGAAAATACGGTCTCCCAATGCCAAATGTTCCAGAAATGGCAGCAGTTTGGGGCGCTATGGGCGATGCTCTCGCAAAAGCTCTTGATCAAGGTGTACCAGCTGAAAAAGCACTTGCAGACGCAGTTGCTCAAATAAAAGCACAAATTAAATAA
- a CDS encoding cyclic 2,3-diphosphoglycerate synthase — protein sequence MEKRRRRVIILGAAGRDFHNFNTFFRNNADYEVVAFTATQIPDIAGRVYPAELAGPLYPNGIPIEDEAKLPELVKKYDVDEVILAYSDLPHQYVMERAAIALATGADFKLMGPKATTVESTKPVVSVCAIRTGCGKSQTTRRVLDILRSKGLKVISIRHPMPYGDLVAQKVQRFADYSDLDKHNCTIEEREEYEPHIDRKSVIYAGVDYEAILRSAEAENPDVILWDGGNNDFPFYKSDLQIVVVDPHRPGHEISYYPGMANLLMADVIVINKEETANREDIETVRKNIAKWNPNAIVVDAASPIFVDDPAMIRGKKVLVVEDGPTLTHGEMRYGAGYVAAKRFGAREIIDPRPFAVGSIVETYKKYNHLDVILPAMGYGEKQIKELEETINKSDAEVVIIGTPIDLRRVMHINKPAVRVRYELQEIGEPTLDQILTDFLKQKGLLK from the coding sequence ATGGAAAAAAGAAGGAGAAGAGTCATTATTTTGGGAGCCGCCGGAAGAGATTTTCACAACTTCAACACATTCTTTAGAAATAACGCAGATTACGAAGTTGTCGCTTTTACAGCAACACAGATACCAGATATAGCAGGAAGAGTCTACCCTGCTGAACTTGCTGGTCCACTTTATCCAAATGGAATTCCTATCGAAGACGAAGCAAAACTTCCAGAACTTGTTAAGAAATACGATGTAGATGAAGTTATTCTTGCCTATAGCGATTTGCCACATCAATATGTTATGGAAAGAGCAGCAATAGCACTTGCAACAGGTGCAGATTTCAAACTTATGGGACCAAAAGCGACAACTGTTGAATCAACAAAACCAGTTGTCTCAGTTTGTGCAATTAGAACAGGTTGTGGAAAGAGCCAAACAACGAGAAGAGTACTTGACATACTTAGAAGTAAAGGTTTAAAAGTTATATCAATAAGACACCCAATGCCATACGGTGATTTAGTTGCACAAAAAGTCCAAAGATTCGCTGATTACTCAGATTTGGACAAACACAACTGTACAATCGAAGAACGTGAAGAATACGAACCACATATCGACAGAAAGAGTGTTATTTACGCTGGCGTAGATTACGAAGCAATCTTAAGATCCGCTGAAGCTGAAAATCCAGATGTAATTCTCTGGGATGGTGGAAATAACGACTTCCCATTCTATAAGTCCGATTTACAAATTGTTGTTGTTGATCCACACAGACCAGGTCATGAAATTTCCTATTATCCAGGTATGGCAAACTTACTCATGGCAGATGTTATAGTAATAAACAAAGAAGAAACAGCCAACAGAGAAGATATAGAAACTGTCAGAAAGAATATCGCCAAATGGAATCCAAATGCTATCGTTGTTGATGCAGCATCGCCAATATTTGTCGACGATCCAGCAATGATTAGAGGTAAAAAAGTTCTTGTTGTCGAAGATGGTCCAACCCTAACACACGGTGAAATGAGGTACGGAGCAGGTTACGTTGCCGCAAAGAGATTTGGTGCAAGAGAAATAATTGACCCAAGACCATTTGCAGTTGGCTCAATTGTTGAAACATACAAGAAATACAACCACCTTGATGTTATCCTTCCAGCAATGGGATACGGCGAAAAACAAATCAAAGAACTTGAAGAGACAATCAATAAATCAGACGCGGAAGTTGTCATCATAGGAACACCTATTGACCTTAGAAGAGTTATGCACATCAACAAACCAGCAGTTAGAGTAAGATACGAACTCCAGGAAATTGGTGAACCAACACTTGACCAAATATTGACAGACTTTCTTAAGCAAAAAGGATTATTGAAATAA
- a CDS encoding HAMP domain-containing sensor histidine kinase yields the protein MKKLKLTTKLSFFNTLATIIIVGTVLLGIYRYFTFVATRNIINDMGNVERSVVIMYSPFGPHYVVTRWDLYVAETEEKSVINDPYGIGFIDAEGFQKIFDRYFYFVKYKNLVLGRDVTSTMKFLYSIRSIFIFAVVFIAISVFMSTYFLSRRNVKDLKDFISEIEKLGGTDLAYRVQVKPKSFEVEELVEKFNDLMERIEREYKAQETFVSAVSHELRTPVANLLGYVSMLKRWGTDDKEILEEAIGAIEESSKEIKEIIENMLLLAKVSTLTQEKIILEDFVSDIITHRFKGKNVSVEGRGVIVSNREGLGIILTILLNNAFTHGAPPAVVSISNDRIDIKNHGEKIPEEEIHKIFDRFYKGKNSNGTGLGLYIAKEIAIKLGLKIEVVSNDEFTVFSIVKNRGDEK from the coding sequence GTGAAAAAATTGAAACTAACGACTAAGCTCTCATTTTTTAACACATTAGCGACTATTATAATTGTTGGTACAGTACTTTTGGGAATATACAGGTATTTTACATTTGTTGCTACAAGAAACATAATAAACGATATGGGTAATGTTGAACGCTCTGTTGTAATCATGTATTCACCATTTGGACCACATTACGTTGTTACAAGATGGGATTTATATGTGGCAGAAACTGAAGAAAAATCAGTAATTAACGATCCATATGGTATAGGTTTTATAGATGCTGAAGGTTTTCAAAAAATTTTTGATAGGTATTTTTATTTTGTAAAATACAAAAATCTCGTTTTAGGAAGAGATGTAACATCAACTATGAAATTTCTTTATTCAATAAGAAGTATATTTATATTCGCGGTAGTTTTTATAGCTATCTCTGTGTTTATGTCAACTTATTTTCTTTCAAGAAGGAATGTAAAAGATTTAAAAGATTTTATATCTGAAATTGAAAAACTTGGTGGTACAGATTTAGCTTATAGAGTGCAAGTTAAACCAAAAAGTTTTGAAGTTGAAGAATTAGTTGAGAAGTTCAACGATTTAATGGAAAGAATAGAGCGGGAATATAAGGCACAAGAAACCTTTGTATCTGCTGTGTCACATGAGTTGAGAACACCTGTTGCGAATCTGCTTGGATACGTAAGTATGTTAAAACGTTGGGGAACTGATGATAAAGAAATACTCGAAGAAGCCATAGGAGCAATAGAAGAAAGTAGTAAAGAGATAAAAGAAATAATAGAGAATATGCTTTTACTTGCTAAGGTAAGTACCTTAACGCAAGAAAAGATTATTTTAGAAGATTTTGTGAGTGATATTATTACTCATCGATTTAAGGGGAAAAATGTAAGTGTTGAAGGCAGAGGAGTAATTGTTTCTAACAGAGAAGGGCTTGGAATAATATTAACAATACTTCTTAACAATGCTTTTACTCATGGTGCGCCACCTGCTGTGGTTAGTATTTCGAACGATAGAATAGATATCAAAAATCATGGTGAAAAAATTCCAGAAGAAGAGATTCATAAAATCTTTGACAGATTTTACAAAGGCAAAAACTCAAATGGTACGGGTCTTGGACTGTACATAGCGAAAGAAATTGCGATAAAACTTGGGTTGAAAATAGAAGTTGTAAGTAACGATGAATTTACCGTATTTTCAATAGTAAAGAATCGAGGTGATGAAAAATGA
- a CDS encoding response regulator transcription factor — MGENMENKVKLMVVEDDKKLRRLLEIELEHVGYSVVSFESGLDAIEEFKNENPELVILDIMLPDMDGYEVAQNLRKLKPDVLILMLTALGMKKDKLAGFEAGADDYLTKPFDNEELLARIKALLRRKNISISQPIKFGSLEIYENQRTVIYNGKNVDLSKTEFDLLLYLAKNKDRVVSKEEILDAVWGIDYYGSDNTVEVYVNYIRKKLSPELIKTIRGVGYKLVGEKIETND, encoded by the coding sequence ATGGGTGAAAATATGGAAAATAAGGTTAAATTAATGGTTGTTGAGGACGATAAAAAACTTAGAAGACTTCTTGAGATAGAACTCGAACATGTGGGGTACTCTGTAGTATCCTTTGAAAGTGGTCTTGATGCAATAGAAGAGTTTAAAAATGAAAACCCTGAGCTTGTAATACTCGACATCATGCTTCCAGATATGGATGGCTACGAAGTAGCACAAAACCTTAGGAAATTGAAACCAGATGTGCTTATACTAATGTTAACAGCTTTGGGGATGAAAAAAGACAAGCTCGCTGGATTTGAAGCTGGTGCGGATGATTATTTAACAAAACCTTTTGACAACGAAGAACTGTTAGCAAGGATAAAAGCATTACTTAGGAGAAAAAATATTTCGATTTCACAGCCTATAAAATTTGGAAGCCTTGAGATATACGAAAATCAAAGAACAGTAATTTACAACGGGAAAAACGTTGATTTAAGCAAAACTGAATTTGATTTATTGCTGTACTTGGCAAAAAATAAAGATAGAGTTGTTAGTAAAGAAGAGATACTCGATGCAGTTTGGGGAATAGATTACTACGGTTCCGACAATACTGTTGAAGTCTATGTCAATTATATTAGGAAAAAATTATCTCCGGAACTTATTAAAACAATACGTGGTGTTGGGTATAAATTGGTTGGTGAAAAAATTGAAACTAACGACTAA
- a CDS encoding radical SAM protein, with translation MSLLKKNKIKIYPIFLPNAGCRTRCVFCNQYIMTGEKTPNLKFVENINIDETIDEIAFYGGTFTGLPKETIIKLLSIKPDIPKRISTRPDCVNDEIIGLLKQMNVKVIELGIESLDDEVLNVSKRGYNSEDAINAVKLINNQFLLIAHLMVGLPQDNKEKDLDTIKNLLNIGVKIFRIHPTIVFKNTELERMFLSGEYEPISLEDAVDIVSEMVMLVEANGGQVVRIGYHIPESQKKFIVAGPYHPSFGDMVRSRIVRKIIEKLDVKSVEYNKKYEAWFNSHGNKFLSVYRKIVDEDRITFDGIDYKVAIERYLTSK, from the coding sequence GTGAGTCTTTTGAAAAAAAATAAGATAAAAATTTACCCCATTTTTTTACCGAACGCTGGTTGCAGAACACGTTGTGTGTTCTGTAATCAGTATATTATGACTGGTGAAAAAACTCCAAATTTGAAATTTGTTGAGAATATAAACATAGATGAAACAATTGATGAGATAGCTTTCTACGGTGGGACTTTTACCGGATTACCAAAAGAAACGATCATAAAACTTCTTTCTATAAAGCCTGACATACCAAAAAGAATTTCTACAAGGCCGGATTGTGTAAACGATGAGATTATTGGACTGTTGAAACAAATGAATGTGAAAGTGATTGAATTAGGAATTGAAAGTCTTGATGACGAAGTGCTAAACGTTTCGAAACGTGGTTATAATTCAGAAGATGCTATAAATGCAGTAAAGTTAATCAATAACCAATTTTTATTGATAGCCCATTTAATGGTTGGTTTGCCACAAGACAACAAAGAGAAAGACTTGGATACTATTAAAAATTTATTGAATATAGGTGTAAAAATTTTTAGAATTCATCCAACGATAGTTTTTAAAAATACCGAACTTGAGCGAATGTTCTTATCTGGGGAATACGAGCCGATAAGTTTAGAAGATGCTGTTGATATTGTAAGCGAGATGGTTATGTTGGTTGAAGCAAATGGTGGTCAAGTTGTCAGAATAGGTTATCACATACCTGAAAGTCAAAAAAAATTTATTGTTGCTGGACCATACCACCCGTCTTTTGGTGATATGGTAAGATCAAGAATAGTTAGAAAAATAATAGAAAAACTTGATGTTAAATCTGTAGAATACAATAAAAAGTATGAAGCTTGGTTCAATTCACATGGAAATAAATTTTTGAGTGTATATAGAAAAATTGTTGATGAAGATAGAATAACTTTCGATGGAATTGATTATAAAGTTGCGATTGAAAGATACCTAACCAGTAAATGA
- a CDS encoding GatB/YqeY domain-containing protein, translated as MSLKEKILSDMKEAMKNKDELRLRVLRSIKTAIGYFEVEGEKREATDEDIQKIILKEIKKRQESIEAYRQAGREDLANAEQEELSVLQEYAPKMLSKEEIQEIVKQIVQELGATKNDFGKVMKEAMTRLKGSADGKIVNEVVKEMLS; from the coding sequence ATGTCCTTAAAAGAAAAAATTCTAAGTGATATGAAAGAAGCTATGAAAAATAAAGATGAACTTCGATTAAGAGTCTTAAGATCGATAAAAACTGCTATAGGTTACTTTGAGGTTGAAGGGGAGAAGAGAGAAGCTACAGACGAAGACATCCAAAAGATTATACTTAAAGAAATCAAAAAAAGGCAAGAATCTATAGAAGCATACAGGCAAGCTGGAAGAGAAGATCTTGCCAATGCTGAGCAAGAAGAATTAAGCGTGCTTCAAGAATATGCCCCAAAGATGCTTTCGAAAGAAGAAATTCAGGAAATAGTGAAACAAATAGTTCAAGAACTTGGAGCGACAAAAAATGACTTTGGGAAAGTAATGAAAGAAGCAATGACAAGATTAAAAGGTTCCGCAGATGGGAAAATTGTTAATGAGGTTGTCAAGGAGATGCTTTCGTGA
- a CDS encoding histone deacetylase family protein, whose translation MKNLKSDMFFCAQLNDAFVPKKEIDNGKFIRNPERPSRLKLVYEFLKKNYPEVQPLGFSESVLYLAHEEDYIEYIKRKSSEVTQEYIPEVFFVDKIFDTGTPINKETYKAAFGAVETVLSALEYSLSNKVIVYALTRPPGHHAMKKYGGGYCYFNNVAIAAKYLEEKGMRVAILDLDFHHGNGTQDIFYDDPNVLYVSIHGDPRQFYPWYSGYENEIGIGNAEGTNLNIPLPGGTTFEVYKKALDLAYNKILDYKPDFFILSLGTDTHINDPVGHFSLVDKDYKEIGLRISKLIEKIGNGIIVHEGGYNRLSNLSAVKNFLEGLK comes from the coding sequence TTGAAGAACTTGAAGAGTGATATGTTTTTCTGTGCACAGTTGAATGATGCTTTCGTACCAAAAAAAGAGATAGACAACGGAAAATTTATAAGAAATCCAGAAAGGCCTTCAAGATTGAAACTTGTGTATGAATTTTTGAAAAAAAATTATCCGGAAGTTCAACCGTTGGGATTTTCGGAAAGTGTTCTTTACCTTGCTCATGAGGAAGATTACATTGAATATATTAAACGAAAGTCTTCAGAGGTAACCCAAGAATATATTCCAGAAGTATTTTTTGTTGATAAGATATTTGACACAGGTACACCTATTAATAAAGAAACCTACAAAGCGGCTTTTGGGGCGGTTGAGACAGTTTTAAGCGCATTAGAATATTCTTTATCGAATAAAGTGATTGTATATGCTCTTACAAGACCTCCAGGTCATCATGCTATGAAAAAGTATGGTGGTGGTTATTGTTACTTCAATAACGTGGCTATCGCTGCAAAATATCTTGAAGAAAAAGGTATGCGTGTCGCGATTTTAGATTTAGATTTTCATCATGGAAATGGGACTCAAGATATTTTTTACGACGATCCAAACGTCTTGTATGTTTCAATTCACGGTGATCCGAGACAATTTTATCCATGGTACAGCGGTTATGAAAACGAAATAGGTATTGGAAATGCTGAAGGTACAAACTTGAATATTCCACTTCCTGGAGGAACAACTTTTGAAGTATATAAAAAAGCTTTGGATTTGGCATATAATAAAATTCTTGACTATAAGCCAGACTTCTTTATACTTTCGTTAGGAACGGACACGCACATCAATGATCCTGTTGGACATTTTTCTCTTGTTGATAAGGACTATAAAGAAATAGGATTAAGAATATCTAAATTAATTGAAAAGATTGGTAATGGGATAATAGTACACGAAGGTGGTTACAATAGATTATCGAACCTTTCCGCGGTGAAAAATTTTCTTGAGGGATTGAAATAA
- the rpiB gene encoding ribose 5-phosphate isomerase B, which yields MKVAIGSDHAAFELKEKVKEYLRNKGIEVIDCGTYSIESVDYPDYAKKVAEKVKSKECHFGILMCGTGIGMSIAANKIKGIRAALCLFPDMATYARKHNDANVLVLPGRLMGIELAKWTVDAFLDSSFEGGRHERRVKKIEELEE from the coding sequence ATGAAGGTAGCAATAGGAAGTGACCATGCGGCTTTTGAACTCAAAGAAAAGGTTAAAGAGTACCTTAGAAACAAAGGAATAGAAGTTATAGACTGTGGTACATATTCAATAGAAAGTGTTGATTATCCTGATTACGCTAAGAAAGTTGCCGAAAAAGTGAAAAGCAAAGAATGTCACTTTGGAATATTGATGTGTGGTACAGGCATTGGAATGTCTATTGCTGCAAACAAAATAAAAGGAATAAGAGCAGCTCTGTGTCTATTCCCAGATATGGCGACTTATGCTCGAAAACACAACGATGCGAATGTTTTAGTTTTGCCAGGTCGTTTGATGGGTATAGAGCTAGCAAAGTGGACAGTTGATGCCTTTTTAGACTCTTCATTTGAAGGCGGAAGACATGAAAGAAGGGTAAAAAAGATTGAAGAACTTGAAGAGTGA